In Thermoanaerobacterales bacterium, the genomic window AGACTTAGGATCTGGTGGGGAACACCCGTGGAGGTTCAAGTCCTCTCGCCCGCACCAGGCCTGAAAAGCAAGGGTTTCGGCACCTGGCCGAAACCCTTTTCGTTTGGTTGAGCCTTGATACTTAAGAGGCTCTTTCCGCTTCCGGCGCGGGATGCCCGGGGGTCGGTTCGTCCTTCTCTTTCGCTTCTTCCTTCCGTTTCCGCAGCCAGTCAACCGCAAGCACCAGCAGCACCAGCACCAGCGGCAGCCAGGTCTCCACGTAAGGAATGCTCGCGGTCAAGAATCCGCCGATCAGGTGGTCGTGCACAATCATCCTGCCCGCCGTCCAGGCGACCACCGCCGCCCCAAGAGCGACAATGGCCGGGAACCGGTCCATCAAGCCCAGGACAACGGTGCTGCCGCCGACGATAATCGGAACGCTCAGGGCCAGGCCGAAGATGACCAGGCCCGGGTGCCCGTTCGCCGCGCCTGCGATGGCCAGGATGTTGTCAGTTCCCATCAGCAGGTCGGCAAAGACGATCGTCTGAATCGCGCCCGCCACGGTGTTTCCACCGGCGCGTAGGCGGCCCTTCGGCGCCGGGTCCCCGGACCGCGGTTCCTGTTTCAAGAGCTTGAGGGCGATCCAGAACAACAGGAGCCCGCCGACAAACTGCAGGGCGGGGATCATCAACAGCCAGACGGCGATGACGGCCAGGGCTCCGCGCACGGCCACCGCCCCCACGGTTCCCCAGATGATGGCCTGACGGCGAAGCCGCGCAGGCAACATGCGGCTGGCCATGGCGATAATAATGGCGTTGTCGGCCCCGAGAACCAGGTCCATAACGACTATGCTTCCTATGGCCGCCAGAGTCTCAAGCATCGAAGCGCTTGTCCCCTTCCCTTCAAACTAAAAGACCTTCCACCTTGCGGTAGAAGGTCTCGCCGGCAGATCCAAGCTACCCAGCAAAGCCGGAGACCGGACGGTCCCGTATTGACGGCCGTTGCTGTTAGGCTACTCCCCTTCCAATTAAGCAACTCAATTATACCCCGTACCTCTCCAGGATGGCAAGAGTTTTGTGCATTGCCGGTTCGAATGCACCATCTGCTTGGGGCGGCATAACATGGAATGACCGACAAACATACCCACCAGAAAGGAGGTTCACCCATGGGAGACTTCGGAGCTTCCGGCCACGGCTCGCTGCTGATGATCATCATTATTATTGTTGTGGTGCTGGTGCTTTTCGGCATCCTCTAGCCCGCCGAAATTCCCCCGGCTGAACCGGATGGGATATAGACCGTGACAGCAAGTACTCTCCACCTGAAAAGTCTGTCAATAACACAGAAAGGAGGTTTACCCATGGGAGACTTCGGCGCATCCGGCAGCAATAGCATGATCATTGTTATTCTGGTGATTGTGGTGCTGTTGGTGATTTTCGGCGTGATCTAAGCAGCCGAAACCGTGACAGCAAGCACTTTCCGCCTGAGGAGCCTGTCAAGAATACTGAAAGGGGGGGTTACCCATGGGAGATCTCGGCGCATTAGGCAGTCACGGGTCGTTGCTCTTGATCATCCTCATCATCATTGTGCTGTTTATGCTTCTCTAAAGGGCTGATTTCCCGTTAAGCCCTTCTACGGGCAATACAACGGTGGCCTCCACCATGGTGGGTGGAGGCTGCTATTTTGTTAACAGTTTTCCATTAGTTACCATATAATGAAACCGCAGAAAAGTTTTGCGACCTCCTCACCTGGCGACCAACCTTAGCGGGTGCGCAAGCACCCGCCTTTTTTACCCCTTGAGGGGGATAGAGCCGTCGCTTTTCGGCCAGACTTAGGCCAACATCCCTGGAACCAAGGTGGTGAGGACTGTGTCCTGCTATGATTGCAAGCACTTCAAGGTGAACGCTCCGTTTTCCCGGGGACGGGGCATGTGCGGCGCGGCCCAGGTCGCGGTAAACAGTACCGTTTATGGCGAGGATAACTGTCCCTACAACGCCTTCAGTCGGCGTGAAGCGGAAGACGGGGCCTACGAGGAATGGTGAGCGATTCTTATCGCAGGCAAGCAGAGAGGCGGCCCTTGCCGGGCCGCCTCTCTCTGTCCTGTGTGACTCTCCCGTCTACCTGACCACCATTACATTAGCCGCTTGCGGGCCACGATCACTGTTTACGATGTCGAACTGAACACTCTGGCCTTCTTCCAGGGACCGGAAACCCTCCGCCTGAATCGCCGAGTAGTGGACGAAGACGTCTGTACCGTCTTCGGCATGGATGAACCCGAAACCCTTATCGTTATTGAACCACTTGACAGTACCAAACACTGGTGATTTACCTCCTAGAATCAAAAGAAAAATGGGATATCCGTAGTCTCTCTCCCCGGCCGAAACGGGATACACTCTGGTTAGTATAAACAATTTCCAGAACAAGACCTAGAAGCGGACGTACCGTGTATATCGGCGTTGTACCTGCCTCTCCACGCAATCCAGCTTGACAAAAAGAAGGACCAGCCAAAAAACGAGAAACAGCTCCCGCGCGGACAACGGAGAATGCAGGATTTCCCTGAAGAGGAGCCCCGCCCCGAACGTCAACACGGCAGAGACCATCAGTTGGCCGAGCAAGGACATTGGCCATCCCCTCCCAGCAATGCTAACGGTAGTATTCATCCTCCCTCCGACAAAGTCCTTTCCATTCACTACAAAGCTGGATATAAAATTCCATGTTATTTTTGGTACAAGTGGCCATGCCCTCTCTCAAACCGTGTTCGTGATAGAATGGAGCAGGAGGTGGGTACCAAATGGCCGGAAAGGTTGTCGGGGTCTGCATCAGTGAGAAACGCGGGACGGCGAAAAAGAACGTGGGGCGGGGCTACCTCCGCGCGGGCTTGGGCCTGGAGGGAGACGGCCACGCCGGCACCTTTAAGGAAGTCAGCCTGGCAATGGCGGAGAGCGCCCGTCGTCTGGCCGGGGAACACAACCTGGAGGCGGTGCCGGGAGACTTCGCCGAGAATATCCTTATCGAAGGGATCGATCTCAGGACGGTCACGGTCGGTCAGCGCCTGCGTGTCGGGGCCGCTCTGTTAGAGGTGGTCCAGATCGGCAAGGATGTGCAGCCGCACCACTACTCCTTTCACGGTTTGCGGCTCCTTCCCACGGAGGGTGTCTTCTGCCGTGTCCTGGGAAGCGGTCCGGTCGCCGTCGGGGATCCCGTGGAACTGGTGACCGGGGCATAAGAGACTGGCGTCCCGGGCAGGATTCGAACCCGCGACCCGCGGCTTAGAAGGCCGCTGCTCTATCCAACTGAGCTACCGGGACGCAATTCGGTCGTCAGAGGTCGGACGTCAGTCGTCAGTAACAGAAGAAATTGGCCCCTGGCCAATTTGAAGTACGTTTATGGAGCGGGTGAAGGGAATCGAACCCTCGTACCCGGCTTGGAAGGCCGGTGCTCTACCATTGAGCTACACCCGCCCGGACATATAATAGTATAGCCGAATCCGCCCCTCCGGTCAAAGTTTTTCACTACTACAACCACAAAGCCGGCGATGTCTTTCAACGGTCACACAGCACGCGCCGAACCAGGCCTGCCACCTGGGCCAGGGCCCTTCCCCGGTGGCTGATCCTGTTCTTGGCGTCCATATCCAACTCGGCGAAGGTCCGGCCAAGGGACGGAACGTAGAAGAGGGGGTCGTATCCGAAGCCGTTTTCTCCCCGGGGTTTGTCCAGGATTACACCTTCGCTGACCCCTTCGGCCGTGTATACCTCCCCCTCCGGGGTGGCCAGCGCGACCACGCAGCGGAAGCGGGCGGTACGCTTTTCGGGGGGTATCCCCTCCAGCAGGCGCAGCAACTTGGCGTTGTTGGCCGCATCGTCTTTCGGCTCGCCGGCGAAGCGGGCGGAATGAACTCCCGGCGCACCGCCCAGGGCGTCGACATCCAGGCCGGAGTCGTCGGCGAGCGCGGTCTCCCCCGTAAGCCGGGCGACTTCCCGTGCCTTGAAGACGGCGTTGGCCTCGAAGGTCTCGCCCTCTTCCGGGATTTCCGGCAGACCGGGATAGTCGGCCAGGGAAACCACATCCACCCCCAGCGGCCCGAGGATGGAAGCCAGTTCCCGGACCTTCCCCGCGTTCCTGGTCGCCAAAACTAAACGCCGCACCTTATTCCCCGCCTCCGTATGCCCCGACCCGGTTCCCGAGTTCGCCCAGGACATCTTTCTGGTACCGCACCAACTCGGCTATGCCCTTCTTGGCGAGTTCGAGCAGGCGATCCATCTCGGCCCGGTCGAACGTCGCTTCCTCGCCCGTTCCCTGAACCTCTACAAAACGGCCCCCACCGGTCATGACCACGTTCATGTCCACGGTGGCGGCCGAGTCCTCGGCATAGCAGAGGTCAAGGCACGCCTCCCCGTCAACCATCCCCACGCTGACGGCCGCCACAAAGTCCTTGATCGGCAAGGCGGGCCGTACCCCAGCCTGCACCAGCTTCTGGCAGGCGTCGGTCAGGGCAACAAAGGCCCCGGTAATGGACGCCGTCCGCGTCCCGCCGTCGGCCTGGATCACGTCGCAGTCCAGGTGGATGGTCCGCTCACCAAGCGCCTCCAGGTCCACCACGGCCCGTAAGGAGCGTCCAATGAGGCGCTGGATCTCCAGGGTGCGGCCTCCCTGGCGTCCCTTGGCCGCCTCACGCAGGGTTCGTACTTCGGTGGCGCGGGGGAGCATGCCGTACTCCGCCGTCACCCAGCCCTTACCGGTGCCTTTGAGGAAAGGCGGCACCTTGTCGTCCACGCTGGCCGTGCAGATGACCCGCGTGTCACCCATCTCGATCAGTACCGACCCCTCGGCGTACTTGTTATAGTGGCGCACCATCTTGACGGGGCGCAGTTCACCGGGCTCCCGGCCGTCGATACGTGTCATCAGCTAAATCTCCTCCAGTTCATAAATCCGCACCTCACTTGCCGCCAGGGCCTCGCGGCCCAGCGCACGGGCGGCCTCGGCCTTCAGCCGCCCGACGTCGTACTCCGGGTAAATATGGGTCAGGGAAAGCCAACGCACCTGTGCCCGCCGGGCCGTCTCCCCGGCCTGGGCCGCGGTCATGTGGGCGCCCTGGAGGAATTCCAGGTCCTTCTCCAGCCCGCTGGCCTCGGCCAGCAGGAGGTCGGCGCCCGCGGCAAAGGCGACGATCTCCTCGCGAAAGGCGGTATCCC contains:
- a CDS encoding TerC family protein yields the protein MLETLAAIGSIVVMDLVLGADNAIIIAMASRMLPARLRRQAIIWGTVGAVAVRGALAVIAVWLLMIPALQFVGGLLLFWIALKLLKQEPRSGDPAPKGRLRAGGNTVAGAIQTIVFADLLMGTDNILAIAGAANGHPGLVIFGLALSVPIIVGGSTVVLGLMDRFPAIVALGAAVVAWTAGRMIVHDHLIGGFLTASIPYVETWLPLVLVLLVLAVDWLRKRKEEAKEKDEPTPGHPAPEAERAS
- a CDS encoding cold-shock protein, with product MFGTVKWFNNDKGFGFIHAEDGTDVFVHYSAIQAEGFRSLEEGQSVQFDIVNSDRGPQAANVMVVR
- a CDS encoding MOSC domain-containing protein, which gives rise to MAGKVVGVCISEKRGTAKKNVGRGYLRAGLGLEGDGHAGTFKEVSLAMAESARRLAGEHNLEAVPGDFAENILIEGIDLRTVTVGQRLRVGAALLEVVQIGKDVQPHHYSFHGLRLLPTEGVFCRVLGSGPVAVGDPVELVTGA
- a CDS encoding XTP/dITP diphosphatase yields the protein MRRLVLATRNAGKVRELASILGPLGVDVVSLADYPGLPEIPEEGETFEANAVFKAREVARLTGETALADDSGLDVDALGGAPGVHSARFAGEPKDDAANNAKLLRLLEGIPPEKRTARFRCVVALATPEGEVYTAEGVSEGVILDKPRGENGFGYDPLFYVPSLGRTFAELDMDAKNRISHRGRALAQVAGLVRRVLCDR
- the rph gene encoding ribonuclease PH: MTRIDGREPGELRPVKMVRHYNKYAEGSVLIEMGDTRVICTASVDDKVPPFLKGTGKGWVTAEYGMLPRATEVRTLREAAKGRQGGRTLEIQRLIGRSLRAVVDLEALGERTIHLDCDVIQADGGTRTASITGAFVALTDACQKLVQAGVRPALPIKDFVAAVSVGMVDGEACLDLCYAEDSAATVDMNVVMTGGGRFVEVQGTGEEATFDRAEMDRLLELAKKGIAELVRYQKDVLGELGNRVGAYGGGE